In the genome of Mesorhizobium sp. NBSH29, the window CGCCAAATCCAGCCGGCTTCGTACGGTTAAATAAGACAGCATTACTGTCCTAAATGATATGACAGATAAGGAAACTGGGCACAAGACCGAAATGGAACTTTTCGAGCGAGCCAGCGCAATAAAATTACAAGACTGCCGCAAGGTCGGTAACAAAGCACCGAAACGGCCTTTTTACGGCCTTGGTATTGAGCGCTATCCATAGTTCGCAGCCGCCCTTCGGCATGCTAGAAGCCTTGCCACACCGATGATAAATGACTGGAAACACCGATGAATTTCGCCTCCGACAACTGGGCTGGCGCGCATGCCAAAATCGCTGCCGCCCTTGCTACCCATGCCACCGGGTTCGCTGCTGCGTACGGCGCCAGCACGCTCGACAAAAAGGTTGAAAAGCGCTTCTGCGAGATTTTCGAGCGCGACGTCGCGGTGTTTTTCGTCGGTACAGGAACGGCAGCCAATTCCCTGGCGCTGACGGCCGTGAACCGGCCAGGCGGCATCGCTTTTGCCCACCGCGAGGCGCATGTGATCGAGGACGAATGCGGCGCGCCCGATTTCTTTACCGGCGGCGGCAGGTTGATGCCTGTCGATGGCAAACTTGGCCGCATAAACCCGGCCGGGCTGGAAGCCGCCATTGCACGTTCCGAGGTGGGTGGCGTCCATTCGGGCCAGCCGATGGCGGTGACGATTACCCAGGCGACCGAGGCCGGAACGGTCTACAGCCTCGATGAGATCGACGCCATTGCCGGGATAGCGCGGGCACGCGACCTGCCGTTCCACATGGACGGCGCACGCTTTGCCAATGCGCTGGTTTCGCTGGGGGTGACCCCCGCGGAAATGACCTGGAAGCGCGGCGTTGACCTTCTCTCCTTCGGCGGCACCAAAAACGGCTGCTGGTGTGCCGAGGCGATTGTGATGTTTGATCCCGCAGGCGCGCGCGACATGAGCTTCATCCGCAAGCGTGCGGCCCAGCTGTTTTCAAAATCGCGCTTCATCGCCGCCCAGTTCGATGCCTATTTCGAAGATGATCTTTGGCTGGAGACGGCCACCCACGCCAACACCATGGCCGCGCGCCTGGCCGCTCATATTACCGCCTCGCCAAAACTGCGACTCGGCTGGCAGCCCGACGCCAACGAGATTTTTGCGATCATCCCGACTGCGATGATTGAGTCGCTAAAGACTGCCGGCGCCCTGTTTTACGACTGGCACACCCCACATGGGTTGGGCATCCAGACCGATGAAACACTCTGCCGCTTGGTCACAAGTTTTGCCACGACGCCCGATGAGGTAGACCGCTTCGGCGCGCTGATCGCCTGATGCAAAAGGCGGCCCCGAACGGGACCGCCTCTTATCAAACCATGCTCAAACCGGCATTAGCTGGCCTTGGCTTCGATCTGCTTGGCTTTCGTGGCAGCAACGCTGATCTCAATCTTGCGCGGCTTCATCTCCTCGGGGATGTTGCGCTTGAGGTCGATGTGCAGCAAGCCGTTCTTGAGGTTGGCACCACTGACCTCGACATGGTCGGCGAGCTGGAAGCGGCGCTCGAAGGTGCGGCTGGCAATGCCGCGATAGAGCACTTCCGCGCCGTCCTCGTTGGTCTCCGGCTTGCGTTCGCCCTTGACGGTCAGCACATTGCGGTGCGCCTCAATGGCAATCTCGTCATCGGCAAATCCCGCTACCGCCATCGAAATGCGATAGGCATCCTCGCCGGTGCGCTCGATATTGTAAGGCGGATAGGTGTTCTGGCCGCCCTCTGGCTACGCCAGCGAGTCGAGAATGGTGAACAGCCGGTCGAAGCCGACGGTGGAACGGTAGAGTGGTGAAAAATCAACGTGTCGCATGGAATGTTCTCCTGTTGAGCAACATGGTTTTGCGTGTGGCGCGTCTCCAGGCCCAAAAGGCGCCCGAAACTGGCCAGCGACCCCGATACCGGCGGCCGCAGACCTGATTTGGGAACCGCAAGAAGTGATTTCAAGAGTTTTTTTTAGCGTGGGCGTAAACCCTGTTCAGGCGACCGCGCGAAGATCGAAATCGGCGTGGATCACGTCGAACGGCACCCAGATCTTTGCGCCTGTGCTCTCGACAATGCCCCATTCCAGAAGCGCGGCGACATCATCATGGACCCGGCGAATGTCGCGGGACAGTGCGCGCGCAAGCCCGCGCATACTGCTTGGCCCGATCTCTTGCAGGTGCTCGATCAACTCCCAGCGCTTGGGCGTCAGCACCGCAAACAGATGCGCCGGTGCATCGAAGGTGAAGGTGGCAAGTGGCGCGCTGGGCGCGCCCGATTTCCACACTGCCGAAAACCGCTGTCCCATCGCCTCGAGCCGAGCCGCGCCATTGTCGTTCGCTTTGCGTATCTGGATCACCGCGCGGTTCATGGCAGCCTCCTTTTGAGCTCTGCAACACCCATGCTCCGTAGGGCCATTCACGACAGCAATCGCCTCCAATTCGATGAACCTATCATGAACCATCGCTTCGGCGTGCGTTCAGGCACCCGGACGTAAACTCTCCTCAACATTCAGACACGCAGCCGACACGAACGGCTGCACAGAGTTCGGTGAGGGTGTAACGTCCCTTCCACCCACACCGACAGAAGGCCGGAAACGCCCCCGAGGCGTCTTCCGGCCTTTTTCGTTATGATGCCCGCTTGCCGGGAGACGGGCAAATGTGCTTTCCATTTGAACCCGCGCCTTCTATCTGGGACAGGAATGCTCCGCGAACTTCCGGTAAAAATGTCCGAACTTCTCCATCCGATGCCGGAAAACCCGCTGCCAAAAAACGCAGTCGCGGGTCATTTCACTGCGCGTGGACATATCACCATCCGCTTCGCGCGTTTTGCCGAAACCGCAAAGCCGGCCAAAGGCACGGTTGTTCTGCTCACCGGGCGCAATGAGTGCATAGAAAAATATTTCGAGACCATAGAAGATTTGCAGAAACTAGGCTTTGGGGTAGCGATCTCCGACTGGCGTGGTCAGGGTGGTTCTGACCGGCTGACACGCGATCGGCTTCGCGGCTATGTCGACAGTTTTGACGATTATGTTGCCGATCTCGACCAGTTCTTTGACGAGGTCGTTCTGCCCGACTGCAAGGGGCCCTATTACCTGCTCGCCCATTCAGCCGGCGCGCTGGTGGCGCTGCTGGCCGCCCCGATGCTGGTGAACCGGGTGCGCCGAATGGTTTTGTCGGCGCCCTTGATCCAGCTGGTCAACATGCCGCTTTCGATGACCCGTGTGCGCCAGCTCACCGGACTGATGCGCTGGACAGGGCTGGGCCGTGTTTACCTCGCCGGCAAGCCGGGAACGACCAAGCCGGATTTCGCCACCAATGTGGTAACCAGCGATGCCGCGCGTTTCCAACGCAACAGCGCCATCGTGGAAAATTTTCCTGAACTTGCACTGGGTGGTCCGACCGCCGGCTGGCTCTATGCCGCCAGCCGCGCCGCAGCCACGGTGACTGACCCCGAATTCATGGCAAAAATCCGCGTGCCCTCGCTCTTTATCGTGGCAGGCGCCGACACCGTGGTGTCCACCCGCGCCGCCGAGCTGTATGCCAGAAGGCTGCGCTCGGGTATGGTCGTGACCGTTGATGGCGCGCGCCACGAAATGCTGCAGGAGAGAGATTTCTTTCGCGAACAGGCGCTGGCGGCCATCGAGGCGTTTATTCCCGGCAGCGGCGCAGCCTGATCACCCGGTCAGGCCAGACGCGAAAACTGCATTTCCCAATTCAATTCCCAGTTCACGCCGCCATCGGCAGAAAAGGCCTGCCGCCAGCTCGGCGCATCGGTGCCGACATTGGTCCATGTAAACCGTACGGTGATGGGCTTTCCTTCAAATGTATCGTCACACAAAAAAGTACCAGTGCCGTTCTCAAACCTGCCGCGCACCGGCACGTTAACACTGTGCGGATGACGCCCGTCGAGCCACCAGATCGCCCATAATTTCGTGACCGGGTCAAAGCTGCGCAGCGCTACGGCGCAATAGGGATCGCCAGGCATGTCTATGGTACTGTCTTCAACATTGCCAAGCCCGCCTAACAAAGGCTGCATATGCGAGCTTCCGTCAAAATCCTGCCAGTCTCTGGCTCCGGTCAACCGTGTCCGAAGCCGTCTGTGGCGCACTGTCCAGCGCCCGAACAGCGGATCAAAATCGTACCGCCCATCTGATGGTTCCGTTGCCATTATCATGTCCCTCCAGCTAAGCAGCGCTCGAAACCCGGCGCAGCGTCCCCGCTCCTATCCCATGGCTGCTGACAGCACAGTGTCAGCAGCTTCCGCACGATCAGGCGCACTGCTCATCTTTCGGCCCGATTTAACCGCGAAACAGCCGGCATTTGATAACGAATGGATTTAACGAATGAAATTCACCCTTCTCTCTGCAGCGCTATTTTCCACATTGCTGTTCACCGGCACGGCTGAGGCCGGCACCATCTGCACACTGGTACTGGATGCCAAAACCGGCACGACACTTATGTC includes:
- a CDS encoding HVO_A0114 family putative DNA-binding protein is translated as MNRAVIQIRKANDNGAARLEAMGQRFSAVWKSGAPSAPLATFTFDAPAHLFAVLTPKRWELIEHLQEIGPSSMRGLARALSRDIRRVHDDVAALLEWGIVESTGAKIWVPFDVIHADFDLRAVA
- a CDS encoding DUF1579 domain-containing protein, giving the protein MATEPSDGRYDFDPLFGRWTVRHRRLRTRLTGARDWQDFDGSSHMQPLLGGLGNVEDSTIDMPGDPYCAVALRSFDPVTKLWAIWWLDGRHPHSVNVPVRGRFENGTGTFLCDDTFEGKPITVRFTWTNVGTDAPSWRQAFSADGGVNWELNWEMQFSRLA
- a CDS encoding threonine aldolase family protein; its protein translation is MNFASDNWAGAHAKIAAALATHATGFAAAYGASTLDKKVEKRFCEIFERDVAVFFVGTGTAANSLALTAVNRPGGIAFAHREAHVIEDECGAPDFFTGGGRLMPVDGKLGRINPAGLEAAIARSEVGGVHSGQPMAVTITQATEAGTVYSLDEIDAIAGIARARDLPFHMDGARFANALVSLGVTPAEMTWKRGVDLLSFGGTKNGCWCAEAIVMFDPAGARDMSFIRKRAAQLFSKSRFIAAQFDAYFEDDLWLETATHANTMAARLAAHITASPKLRLGWQPDANEIFAIIPTAMIESLKTAGALFYDWHTPHGLGIQTDETLCRLVTSFATTPDEVDRFGALIA
- a CDS encoding alpha/beta fold hydrolase → MSELLHPMPENPLPKNAVAGHFTARGHITIRFARFAETAKPAKGTVVLLTGRNECIEKYFETIEDLQKLGFGVAISDWRGQGGSDRLTRDRLRGYVDSFDDYVADLDQFFDEVVLPDCKGPYYLLAHSAGALVALLAAPMLVNRVRRMVLSAPLIQLVNMPLSMTRVRQLTGLMRWTGLGRVYLAGKPGTTKPDFATNVVTSDAARFQRNSAIVENFPELALGGPTAGWLYAASRAAATVTDPEFMAKIRVPSLFIVAGADTVVSTRAAELYARRLRSGMVVTVDGARHEMLQERDFFREQALAAIEAFIPGSGAA